TTTTATTTCTAGGTGACCCTTGGCCATTAGGTCCTCGATCAAATTCAGGTGGGGCAATAAATCACTTCCGAGTGGATACCATTGTTCGGTGACCAGTTCGACTTTTGCGAAATGATTTTGAGCGGTGTCTACTATTTTGGATTCGTTCGACAGTGTTAGAACCGGAAAGAATATCTGCCCCTTTGGCGTGAGAAACTCTGGTGCCTGTGATAGAATGCTCACGATCCATCGAGTGCCATCCTCTCCGGCATCGCTGTGGATGTGGGGCGGATACCAACGTGAGCGCCGGGCAATCGGTTCGGACATGCCCGCAACATCGTCCACTATCAGATCAAATTTCATTCCTGCCCATGGCTCAAACATGCTGCCACATCGACAATCGATGATGAGCTGAGCATTTTCCGCATTGTATTTTGTCAATTTCACAGCTTCTGCGCTGATATCTGAAGCATACACCGTGGCTTTCGGCAAAATCGATTTTGTCAAAACTACGGCGCCGATTCCACAGCCACAGCCCAGATCCAGCGCCGATGCCGCGTTTGGGTTGACCAATTTACGTACGCCGGACAGCAGTACGGTAGTCGTACTTGTTGGCAGAAAAACCTCTGGCCTGGTTGCTACGACAATGTCCTGGCTATCGTCGAAGCTTTTGTCTTTGTATTCAAATGTCCCCAGTGAGGTGTCCAATTGCTTGCCTCTGGATTAATTTTGATAACATCATGGCACAAGGCATCATATAGAAACTTTGCAGTGTCCCAAAGTTTCCTAGAGCTGGCTTATTCGGGATAGGGCGGAATCTTATGGCTCCGCATTTTCTTCACTACTGGGACCACAGTGTTCGGCTGGTTAAGGGCAGATGAATCTTATGGCATAATATCATTCACTAATCAATATCAACATACGCATGAAACAAAGAACCATGAACTTCGAGTTTTTCATAGATGTTTTAACACTAAATTCAACACATCATAACCAACACGCCAAAATGTTATTCTGAACCCATTATTTCTATCCCGTTACCAACACATACACTATCGCCAGGGCAATATGTACCGCCGCGAATGGCAGCGCTTGTTTGATAAAACCAAGGAATGTCATGTGTAGTTTATATTTATGCATAATAGTCACAGCCACTAAGGTCGAGGCGCTACCAATGGGTGTTAAATTACCGCCCAAATTAGCGCCAAAAATGACGGACCACCAAAGTGTTGAATCTCCCGGTGTACCGTTACTTTGTAAGATTTTGGCAAGCATGGCTGCCAATGGAATATTGTCTGTTACCGAACTGATTGCTGCCGATACAACCAGCAACATGCCTGTCCCAAACTGGCTCTCTTCTGTGCCGATAATGAATGTAATGCCTTTCCCGATTAGATTGAGTACTTGTGCGTGCTCCATCACTGCAATCACGACAAAGAGTGCCATAAAGAAAATAATCAGATCCCAATCGATGGCTTTATAAAATTGATCCACTTCGGATTTATAACGAACCATCATTACCGCGGCAAAAGCCAAAGCGACAAAACCCATCCCTAAATCCGACACCGTTGGCAAAATGGAGGTGGTGGCAATTACGCCGATAAACGCAAACAACATAATGGTTGCAAAATAGAAAAAACGCTTAGACTCGATGCCATCGTTTTCATCAAAACTTCCCACTAAGGTTTTAGCTTCGGTTCGCTCGTCCTCTGATCCCAACTTTTGTATGCCAAATAATTTAGCCCCCATGAATAGGGTAATGACGGTTGTAATCACCACATAAGGTGCTGCCTTAATAAAAAAAGCGACAAATGAAATACCCGCGGTATTACCGACGATGATATTAGGCACCGAGGAAATTAAGGTGAGCAAACCCCCAATATTCGTGAGTAAACCCTCGATCAATAAAAAGCCAAGAAGCTTGTCCATTCTGTTTAGTTTTTTTAACGATACACCGGTCAGGGAGCCGACAATGATCATCGCCGTTACGT
This sequence is a window from candidate division KSB1 bacterium. Protein-coding genes within it:
- a CDS encoding methyltransferase, which gives rise to MDTSLGTFEYKDKSFDDSQDIVVATRPEVFLPTSTTTVLLSGVRKLVNPNAASALDLGCGCGIGAVVLTKSILPKATVYASDISAEAVKLTKYNAENAQLIIDCRCGSMFEPWAGMKFDLIVDDVAGMSEPIARRSRWYPPHIHSDAGEDGTRWIVSILSQAPEFLTPKGQIFFPVLTLSNESKIVDTAQNHFAKVELVTEQWYPLGSDLLPHLNLIEDLMAKGHLEIKKKGSRWLWATKIYCATNHA